The nucleotide window catggagcggtataccttatgatcgaagtcaataccattttcatcagtgcacagatggccatttgtgggcataggaattttgacgcctttgcaatcttgcatgccgaatttcctcagtacatccttgaggtatttctcctgatttatgaatatgccattgcgttgttgacgaatttgaagacctaagaataatttcaactctcccatcatagacatttgatattcttcactcatcatataggcaaattcgtcattataacgttggtcagtacagtcaaagataatatcatcaacatatatttagcacacaaacaattcaccatcataagatttagtgaaaagagtagggtcgagtgaaccgggtttgatgcctttcttcatgaagaattccttcaatgtgtcataccacgcccgtggggcctgcttgaggccatagagggccttgttgagtctgaagattTTGTCAGGATTCTtcggatcttcaaaacctgggggttgagcaacatatacttcttccttaagcttaccattgaggaatgcacttttcacatccatttgatataaagtgatatcatgatgattagcataagcaagtaatatgcgaatagcctcaagtctagcaacaggtgcaaaagtttcatcgaagtcaattccttcaacctgtgtgtagccttgtgctacaagccatgccttattcctcaccacaaggccattttcatcatgcttgttgcggtagatccactttgtgccaatgatattgtgcttgcgaggatctggacgtttgaccagttctcagacattgttgagctcgaactgatgtaattcttcttgcatggcccgaatccactcaggctccagaaatgcttcatctaccttagtgggctctgtgatagagacaaaagcatagtgccgacaaaagttagataaatgtgaagcttttgagcgtgtgagaggacctggcgctttgatgtcattgatgatcttttcaccTTGCACTTCTTTttcaatgcgaggatgagctggttgtcgttgaggaatttgatcagcattctcttcagcaccattttcatcagtattttcttcaagtgcattagctcgacgttcttcatgttctggaatgaattcttcagcagattcttcagtaggaatgacatcctcagtagccttgaactttaTAGTTTCctcacactactaggaaaaggactaaagataggattgacactaatggcgcaccagagaagtggtgcgccactactatatactaatggcgcacctggtggagatacgccattagtgtggaagacactaatggcgcaccaggcaaaaggtgcgccactagtaaaacaatttttttttcattttttcaaatatactaatggcgcatcctggcaaagtgcgccattagtagttagaactactaatggcgtaCCGGCGACAGAGTGCGCCAgtaattttttttactttttggcaaaaaaacattctaatggcgcaccgctgctgggtgcgccattagtaagcttcccccccactccacctattcccctccctcccttccTCCCCACTCGACCTAACTGTACGCCCCCTCCGCCCCAACCGTacgccgccgctgccgcgcctGCACGCCCCCTCCGCCCCCTCCGTCCCCtggcgccgccgccccgacccccgaCCCCCGCGCCCCACGCCCCCTCCGTCCCCTCCGTCCCCTGTCgtcccctgccgccgccgccccgtccccacCGATCTCCGTCCGTCGACCATGGGAGCCGGGCAAGACCTGGAGGCCGGCGCCGGCGACGACGGCAAGAAGAAGATGgcccactcctcctcctccggcccaCTCCCGCCGTCGGAGCCGCCGCACCTGCGGGGCCAGGACCCCGCCCAGTACCAGTACGACACTTTCCACCCCTCTGCCCCCCACCCCGACGTCCGCTACCAGGCCACCCCAGGTACAGTTCCTCGCATACTCTTGCTTACCTCCGATGCTTATGTTTGGTATGTTGTCATCCTCTGCGACCTCGTCATCCTCTGGTAATCAATCCATCCCTTCCAAAAGATAAAGATAAAATGGAAATATCAGAGGATATGCCTCTACCTGAAAATGTACCACTCTGTTGCACGATGGAGCTCAATGCATCAATCTGTACTAGCTCAACACCTCAAGCTTTGCGTGCTAAATTTCTATGGCTGCTTGATTAGTTTTTGTGTGCTCTGCATCTGCATAGCCATGGAGCGGCTCTGCGCCTCtttgctttggtttggtttggtcaCCATATATGCATCCAAGCAAGTATTTATCATATGTTTGGGTGGACGATGGTACAGGCTTTCAGCAAGATAGAACCCCATAAATAAGATTAGCATTCAGCTTAACTATGCACGATGAGCGTGGGCGTGCTCATGTTGCTGCTATATATGCTTTGTCTGCTGTGTGCGGTTTCTCGGATGTCATTCTCATCTATGCACTTCCATTCAGCTATCTGTACCATGTGGTTAATACATATAATTATCATCGATTCACCTCTATTAAGTTATTACCATGGGGCAGCTCTGCGCCTGTTTGGTTTGGTCACCACATATGCATCGAAGCAAGTATTTATCATATGATTGGGTTGATGATGGTACAGGCTTTGAGCAAGAGAGAACCCCATAAATTCTAGGAGTGGCATGTTGGATTGAATTTGCCAGTTTCATTTGTTTAGTAGTAGATGCAGCATGTATTGTGCTCCTCTCGGCTTGGTCATACTAGTAGATGTCATCTCCACTTTCTTCACCCATATGAATAAGCTATGTGAACTCCTATGTTGCTTAAGTACATGCTGGTCTAATTGATGCGGTCTCTGTGCAATGTTTTTATCCTCTGCTCGCTGAAAGTTTAACTCTTTGTTGCTGCTAGTAGTGGATTTGCTCCAAATTACAACTCCCagaaaaatttggaaatttcttaTCGTTTTTTGGTCATTTTTGGGAATTTACTGTCAACCTAGGTGCATTTACAAATTTAGTTATTAATTGACTATCATATTTTGAAGTAAATGACTATCTTGATGTCGTGTCCTGATTACTGTTATTAATTGTAATGTACTGATATTACATTATCAATTGTAATGTGAGAAATCTACTCTTCCTTGTTTGGTCATATCTGTTGAATAAAGCCAAGTCTTCAGTAGCTAGTGTTTATTTCTTCAGTTTCGTCAGTTTCATCCGTTTCGTCAGTAGTAGTTTGAGATTGTTTTCTGTCAATGAGTTTAGCTCGAGTTAGTTAGCGCCAAGAGCGAGTCTGGCTCCCCCTCTAATCGCTCGTGGGATGGCACGAGCGCCACGATCGGTGGTGCCGCGTAGTTAGGGGCCATGAGCCCGTTTCCTTTTCTGTACTGGAGAACCAGTACAGCAAACACAGGCCATTTTAGGGGCCATGATCTTCATCCGCGTAGTTAGCGGTATTTTTTAGAACACTTTTTTGATCCTGTTGTAGCAGCAAAACTTGTCAAACAACATATTGAATTATTGGATGAAAGCGAGGAGGAGGATGACCACGATGAAACTATGATGCAATATGGTAGTGATGATGAAGATCACACTGGTCACAATATTGGTGATGATGACGAGTAGTTCTTATTATCTTCTGTGTTCACGTCTCTAGATTTTATCTCATGTGTTCACATCTGTCTTAATACCTTGCCTTGCCTTGTTCGGTTCTAGTGCATAAAGGTCTATGGTCAATTGATATTTTGTGCTTCCACTACAGAAAGGTCTATGGTATATTTTGTCTGTCCTTTTCAAGTAAAGAAATCTAAATGTTATCTGTATAATACCTTGACTTGTTTGGTTGTATCGGTTATACCTGTATGTTGTCCAGTTGGTTTGTTAGGTTTGATAGCATAGAAGAAATAGACAGGGTACTCCATATGTTTTATGATCtgttgtaagggtactaattggtctcttctgctgcttatcagagatggcgggaagcagccaccgccgctctgcAACACCGcagtacgagttggatgcttccgagttcttcactatcatacttgggacttcagtatcatccatgacgcaggtatataaaacaagagatctccccttcacccatctcattatgatatCTGTTGTTTGCCTACATCACTCATTGTCCCAAActgcagaggctgcctgacaGTTTTATGAACATGCTAATGGGTGAAGATCCACCAAATAatgtgtcagtttctctcggagcagccaaccagctagtggttgtagggggcggctatttatagcctagggagcaacccgacatgataagacataaatgcccttcaatgatatgaccgctacgtggatagatattttgggacagctggcgcatagcacagcaacggtcagaattttgagtagcaaaatcctcagggctatcatgttcctcactgtgtaggcaatccgcactgcgaattcctaactccccagtcagaacaaatttcgcagagaccagaagaacttcgtctctgtcactgaagaatatgactggactgtatgagatttccaatggcttcactcgaagggattggtaggtgtaggattttgagttgagcatcacatggaaatttttccttattatttcctcgaccccctttaacagtacggtgtttcctatgactcaagaaagagaaaatgaaactatgaaaacaaaagtcttcacgcttcatgttcctcgaatgaataccaagtcttcaaggtcacaccaatttcttcactttcaaagtcttcagaaagtcttcagaaatccaaagtcttcagtcgaagaacttcatttttaggggtcgaatttctctgtaaatatcaaactcctcatagacttatagacctgtgtacactcacaaacgcattagtcccttaacctataagtcttcaatacaccaaaatcactaaggggcactagatgcacttacaattaCCATGACAACTGCCGTGGCTGATTTTTTTTGGCCCAGAAAAAATGCTTAGCAGCATGTAGGAAGAAGGGAATGCGGCCGATGTCTTCACCACTTAGCAGTGTGCAAGACAGACAACAAATACAACTAGAGTTGTTGACATTTAGTAGAGCCTATACGAATGCACGCCACTATAGCGAAGCACTTAGTAGCATCCGCATGGACAACACTGCTAGTTTGCTAGTCTCTAGCCGCGGGTGGTGCGCACGCTGGTACCGGTTTGCTACCAGCGGCGTCGCACTAGCGGTGTCTTGTAAGAACACTACTAGAGGGCAATGTTGGATGCCGCTAATTAGGGGTTTCCTAACTAGTGTATGGAAGATAGGAGTCACCAATGCACTCAACAATATGGAGAATATAACTGAAATAAACTTCATAAAATATGTTTCCTCTTAATTTCCTTGTCATTAATCATGAAAACCCAGTGGGGGCCTAAGATTCACTTTTAACTCTCACATGGTGAGCATGCCCGGCGGGGGCACAAACATGTCAATGACAATATTGATGGTCTTCAATTTGTAGCCGATACATGAATACCCTATGGCAGATGGTGGCACAACAACTAGGCTTGGTGTTGCGTAGAAGACCAGGTCGACGCCAGGCAACACAACATGAAAGTGCCAAATGTTTCATGCACTTTCTTTACCATGTATCGTGTGCTCTTAGTGAATTTGGAAAATCTGACATTTCTGATCGAACTATCCCTTATTGATTAAATGGGGTATGGGAGTTGGATCGCAGAACTAACAAGCTTTGGAACAATAATTGTAAAAGTGGTAATAAATGGCAGTAATGGTTATTGGGACTAGAATCGCCACACTGCGAACATGGCAAGCTTCTCATGGAATGGAGTGACGCTCCATGTGAGTTTTGTGTCAAATTTTCAAAAAAACTGGAAGTGGGAGATGTTGGTTTGTGAATTTAGGTCAAACAAAACAAAAATTATCATCAAACCCATCTAAATATTTTGAGCTGGTGTAGAAGAAAATGTTTTGAAGCTATAAGTTACATACATTTTGAGTAGGCCCCATGAAGTACTAGAAAAAATCATCTGCTTTTGACATAGGTTGGCTTGTGCTTGATAGCATAGTACTATGTAAACCAAAGTATTAAAAACTATAGTAATTTTGCCTATAGGTATGAGATACCATGGTTTTACTAAAACGGAGTATTTTGGAGTATCCACAATACATAGAACCTGTTTGGTTGTTGCCCCACAACGCTGTAAATTGTGCTGTCTAGCCATTGCATTTAAGGCTCAGCAACTCTGTTTTAAAAAAAAAGAGGTATGGGGTTCTTTTTTTATGCGGAGAAAAAACTACGGTTTTCCCAATATTACCGTTTTAAAATCACAGTTGTTAGGGGCAACCAAACAAATCATTGTAAATAAAACTATGGTTATCTCAAAAACTGCAGTATTATCAAAATACTTAGAAAATACTTTGCTATCGAACGGGGCACTAGGGGGTGAGAGTACATGGTTGGATCTCCGAATAGAGAATTAGACTTTGGAGGGGTGTTCAAGAAAAAAATGATAATAGATGTTGATAGGGCTTCAAAACAATACTTTTGTGATGCAGAACCAGAGGTGGTGCCATTCTCAACCATATTCCACGAATCAACTGAAGACAGctagaaaaaacaaaaagagaaaataaaaataaaatacagtaAATTCCTACCTAAAATCATTCTCACATTTATTTAGGGTATTATGGCAGACATAACACCCCAATTCAACTTGTAGATTCAATATATGCATTTTAACATATGCATTTGCATATTTTTCAACATGTAATTAATGTTCTCTCGAATCATTTGGCTACAATCCCAATCCTTGATCAACGGCCACAAAGCATGTCTCTCAACGAATCTGGTGTGAACAAATTGAAGTGGTTCACCAGAGAATTTTATGTAAAAGATGTTTTTCTGCGGAGTGACTTAGATGGCTAACTAATATTTAATAGTTTCATATATACGGGCGTATCACGTGATTTTACTTGATAGTGATGTACTTTTTACAGTGCAATAACATATGGTTATTTGCATTTTTATTAGGGTGTCGCTAGGTATAAGTGGACTGAGACTTAACCAAGTCCCAAGTCTCACAAGTGACGCGCGTAAAATgtaagaaagaaagaaaaaactaCAAGCAAAAATTTGCACATCTCTTAATCTAAGATCTGACAAACATAGTTTTTTTGTGAGATTCATAAATATAACATTGACTGAGACATAACTCGACTGAGATTTAGCAACACTGTTTTATTATTAATTGCATGTATATATGATGCAAAAAAACTTAGAGCTCTAAAGTGACGGCAAGAAACGTGCGTCCACTGCTGTATATATTACTCTCGCTCTAGTACGTTCATCTCTTTGTTTCCTTGATTAACTCTCCCAGATTGAATTGTTCCTAGCTAGTTCATCAGCTGACCTGCAAAAATGTGAATTAGATATCTAGCTAACTGCACTGTCGACCTGCTATTTCGCGCGTTCATCGGCAAACAGCTGGAAGAGGCATTTGCTTGCAGCGAttataaaaagaaaactaagATACTTGGACAGAAAAGAGTAGTGATACCCAACTAGCTAGGGCATTCCAGTTTATAATATATAGATACAGAAAACTGCAGCACGGGGAGTTGACATTTCCCCGTGAACCCCTATATAATTCCATGGCATTGCGTGAGCATTATCATCATCAATCACCATCTGTCCGCTCCACGAGATAGGAGCTGATAACCGAGGAGAGGGAGATCGATCGACCATGGACGTCACAGCCGACCGCACACGGGTGGCGCCGGAGATCGAGAAGGACGTCGACGACGTCGCCATGGAGGGCGACATGGAGTCGGACCCCGCGCTGGCGCGCGAGCGGCAGCTGGAGCCCGTGCAGCCGTGGCAGGAGCAGCTGACGGTGCGGGGAATGGTGGCGGCGCTGTTGATCGGCTTCATCTACACCGTCATCGTGATGAAGATTGCCCTCAGCACGAAGACCAAAATACCTCACGTATCATTTGTTCTCGGTCCAGCACGAAGACGTACTATATAGGCGTACAGGGATAAAAACTTAGTTGTACTCTAGAATCTTCATTGATTGATTTTCCTACTCCATCATATGGCTCCGGTAAATTAATTGCCCTCTAATTAATTAACCTAAGGCTCACCCAGATCAAGTCTACTTAATCACTAGTACTCTACAACATGATGAACTAAGTTTGTTTCAATGGGTGAGCCTTAGGTCCAGCACGAAGACCAAAATACCTCACGTATCATTTGTTTCAATACAAGTTTCAAGAGGAATATACAAATTATTCCTGCGAAATCTTGTACAACTAAGTTTTTATCCCTGTAATTGTTTTGGACTCTCCATGATTTTCCAAAATGTATTCAGGTTTTGGTGGTCGACTACAAACTGACCTACCCCAGTGGGACAGCAACTGCTGTTCTTATTAATGGGTTTCATACCCCCAAGGGAGACAAGAATGCAAAGTATGGATTCTATCACCTCTGTCACGCCCATTACATAACATAACATTACATTGCAATTGATTCACTAAAACATTGAACCAAACAAGGTATGATGAATTATTCCTTGATTTTTCATGACAGGAAGCAAGTCCATGGGTTCCTAAAATACTTCGGGATCAGCTTTATGTGGAGCTTCTTTCAATGGTTCTACACTGGCGGCCCTGTTTGCGGTTTTGTGCAGTTCCCTACTTTTGGTCTCAAGGCTTGGAAACAAACGTATGCATTTTTTGCTTTCTATAGTTTCACACTATAATATATCAGTAATTTTTCGTACGCAACAAACTCTGTTAATTAATGTTTCTTGGTGTGACAGGTTCTCCTTTGACTTTAGCCTCACGTATGTGGGTGCGGGAATGATTTGCTCACACCTAGTGAACCTCTCCACTCTCTTGGGTGCAGTTCTTTCATGGGGGATAATGTGGCCACTCATTAGCAAACAGAAGGGGGTTTGGTACCCCGCAGATGTACCAGCAAGCAGCATGAAAAGATTGTATGGTTACAAGGTATCTACCTTTTTTTGGTCAAGTACTTTAATAAATAATAGACATCACTTAAAGAGTGGACGTCACAGTATTAATCGCTCTTGTTATAGGCCTTCTTCTGTGTAGCTCTAATAATTGGAGATGGCCTTTACCAATTCTTGAAAGTCACATATGTCACTAGTAAAAGCCTACATCAACGATTAAACAAAAAAGTTGTTACCAACAAAGGAGAGGAAAGCATACGTTTTCAGTACTTCAATCCCCTCATTTAAACTCAGGTTCTGTTCTAACGTGTAGCATATGAACAAAATTCAGTGACAGATAGAGATGGTATGGCTTCACCAGAGGAAATCCAGCGCGATGAGATTTTCAAGAGTGACAACATACCCTCATGGATGGCATACACTGGATACGCCGTGCTTAGCATCATCTCATCAATCAGCATACCCCTGATGTTCTGTCAGATAAAGTGGTACTATGTGATAGTAGCATATCTCCTTGCACCTGTGCTCGGGTTCTCCAATTCCTACGGAGCAGGTCTCACTGACATCAACATGGCCTACAACTATGGCAAGATCGCCCTCTTCATCTTCGCAGCCTGGGCTGGCAAGAAAAATGGTGTAATTGCTGGCCTGGTTGGTGGTACGCTGGTGAAGCAGTTGGTCCTCATGTCTGCCGAATTGATGCATGACTTGAAGACGAGTTATCTCACGTCGACATCCCCAAGATCCATGCTTGTGGCACAGGCTATCGGGACGGGCATGGGCTGCATCGTCTCACCCCTCACCTTCATGCTCTTCTACAAGGCATTTGATGTTGGTAACCCAGATGGCTATTGGAAGGCGCCGTATGCACTCATATACCGTAGTATGGCGATTCTCGGTGTGGAAGGTTTCTCAGCTTTGCCAAACCACTGCCTCTCAATATCGGCTGGAATTTTTGCATTTGCGATGCTTCTGAGTATTGCAAGGGATATCCTACCACGCAGGTATGGCAAGTATGTTCCACTACCGATGGCAATGGCGGTGCCTTTCCTTGTAGGTGGGAGCTTTGCCATTGACATGTGCATCGGGAGTTTGGTGGTATTTGTGTGGGAGAAGATGAACAAGAAGGAGGCTATCATCCAAGTGCCTGCTGTTGCATCTGGCTTGATATGCGGGGATGGCATATGGGTATTCCCATCTTCCCTACTAGCTCTTGCCAAGATTAACCCTCCAATCTGCATGAAGTTCACTCCTGCCAACTAGGGAGCTTTCTCAGTCACACCTTCTTCAACTATCTTTGGATTTTACGTTGTGCTACAAGTGCTCCATGGTTGGAACTTTGTGGAGTACATTTTATGGTGTGTATATATGATTCCATGGCATTAGATCTTTGTCGCGAGCGTTGATTCTTACAATTTTATATTGGTCGTGTGCTTATATTTTCAATCAAGTGTATCTAGTGAGTTTATCCTGACATGTAATGAACTCTCTGATTGTAAATTTTTCAGCTATCTTAATATTTTTTAGACAAAGGTAAACTTTATTCACAATGATGTGCACCTGCACTTTTTTGTGGAGTCGGATGCATACACATGgttacactactagggaaaaccctataGGCATATGCTTAGTAGTAGCACGGGATGGAGACTGCGCGCTACAGTTAATTAGTAGCAGTGCGAGGCTAAACGCCACGCTACAGGTAGTACATAGTAGTGGCGTGGATAGAGCGGCCCCGTGCTATTACTAAGTGGTCCCCATAGTACCCCCGGGGCAGGCCGCAGTAGCAACATTGGGTATACGACCCATGCTGCAACTAATCTAATAGCAATAATGTCGTCTGTGTACCCCGCGTTGTTACTACTTATACACGGGGCTAGCTGGTGGGTTCCGCTTAGCAGCAGTGCGGGTACGTACGCCCGCTCTATAGGTAATAACTATAGTGGAAGTGCGGGCGGGTTatcccgcgctactactaagtgtGCCGGCCAAAATATCAGACACCtttccccctcctcccttccccttCCCTTTCCCATAGCTTGCTTTCCTCTCTCATTTGCTTTCTTATCTCTTCCTTCAATtctccccctcctctctctctctctctctctctctctctctctctcctttgcCCCTCCACCATCTCCATTAATGGCTCCCTTTCCTCTCACTTGCTTTCTTCTCCCTCTCTCTTCCTTCTTCCCATATCTCTTGCCCCTCCACTTCATTGACTCACTAGCTCTCTCTCCCACTCCAACAGTTATACTCATCTCTCCTCCCCAAGTAGATCTACTTATTTAAGGAAGTAACTTATCTACCTCCTCCTCATTAATAAAGAAGGGGCATTAATTATCCTTGCCCACTTCGATCCTTTGCGACACCAGCCTCATCACCGTGCTCCCTATCGAGATAGGTGGGTAAAAAGTAGTGTTATGCAAGATTGGAATTTGTGTGATATGACTGAATTGTGGGATATGATTGAATTGTGTGATATGACCGAATTGTGTGATATGAACGAATGGTGCAACATGACCGAATCGGGTGATATGATGGGATTGGTTGTGGCATGAGTTGCCTATGTGTATTTGCCGAATTGTGCGTGAcatgagttgcctatgttttgctgAAATGTCCATTTATTCATGTTTCAGCGAATTTCGGGCAAACTCGATCGATATGTCCTATTTAATCCCACTCTTGCTCATAGTATATCATAATTTAGATCGATGATGAAACATCTGTATGTGACCATGTAGTTGTTGTTTCAAGATGATGATGAGACATTTGTGTTGGAtcattatgatgatgatgatgatgatgatgatgatactATGTTGTAGCActtcgatgatgatgatgatgatgacgatcgGATATTCTTGTCTCATATAGTTTCAATGTATGTGTATGTTGCTATTGTATAAAACCTGTATATATACAACGTAAATATGCAAAAAATATACAGAAAGTCTTAGTAGTGGCGCGGGATAGGAGGGTAGCAGCAAGACTAGTGCAGCGCTACTGCTACATAGAGTTAGTAGTAGTGTGGGGTTCATCCCGGCACTGCAgctagttagcagtagcgctggatTGACCCACGCTATTGCTAACTCTTTGTAGCAGTAGTGCAGGGTACCACACGACGCTACTGTTAGAAAGCAAGTTGTAGCGCGCTAGCAGTAGCGCGGTGCCCCACGCTCTGCTAGGCCATTACCCCACGCTGCTAGTAGgttttttcctagtagtgttagATGGAAATTTCATCGCCACCAAAATATATATGTGGATATGTCCAACACATCCTATGTATGAGAAGATTATCCTTCTCTTATTTTCTAGTCCAAGCACCATTTTTAGCAAACTTCACCGTGTTATATTCCGAGACTTGTGGGGATAAAACCCACATAATAGTATAACTGTTTACAACTACTGTGAATAAGAAAAAAATCATGTGTATGGATATATAATACTGGCAACACGTATTGAACTAGCAACTTCCCAAAGCCACATGAGGACGTTGGGATGAGCAAAGTGTCCCAAGGCTAACACCACCGCTAATCAGAGCGGTTCACCTTGCTGTCTCACCACTTTGGTTGCCACCAGATCGACAGAAAGGATACCCTCCAGTGAACCTCAAGTCAAACCACCAAGTGGATTCAAGGATGCAGAGTCTGCAGCACCATACAAGATTAATGAGCACATGCACCGGCAGTCGAAGAAAACCATTCCTCGGTTGGATATCTCTACACATGGAATCCTGCAATACGAAGGAGCTAGCTCCAATGCCGATGCTCTTCGTGACTGCATTGTGGGCCTCCTGAGTAGAGGTTGGAGGTGGAGAAGGCATGAAGAGAACAATGATGTTGTGTAAGATTGACCCCATGTCAACACAACAGAATGACCAGAAAACATCACCTACAGGGAAGGGAACTGACACAATGATTGAGAATGGCAACACAGGCCTCGGCTCCAAGACAACCAGTGGAAAACCTTCAGGGCTCGAAGATGGAGCATAATAAGATTAATACCGGAGAAGATGAATAAAAAAATCAAGGTCTGGCAACTGAAACTTGGATGAATATGGTGGGGTTATTGAAAAAAGACCAAAATCTGCTAGTAGAGCTCCAAATTATGAGAAGAGGGAGTAGATCTAGCAGGAACATATTAAGAGACGTTTTTCGGGGATGGGGGAATCAAGGGAAACTAGAAGAAAACCATCACAGACGTCCACCC belongs to Triticum urartu cultivar G1812 chromosome 7, Tu2.1, whole genome shotgun sequence and includes:
- the LOC125519151 gene encoding iron-phytosiderophore transporter yellow stripe 1-like encodes the protein MDVTADRTRVAPEIEKDVDDVAMEGDMESDPALARERQLEPVQPWQEQLTVRGMVAALLIGFIYTVIVMKIALSTKTKIPHVLVVDYKLTYPSGTATAVLINGFHTPKGDKNAKKQVHGFLKYFGISFMWSFFQWFYTGGPVCGFVQFPTFGLKAWKQTFSFDFSLTYVGAGMICSHLVNLSTLLGAVLSWGIMWPLISKQKGVWYPADVPASSMKRLYGYKAFFCVALIIGDGLYQFLKVTYVTSKSLHQRLNKKVVTNKGEENRDGMASPEEIQRDEIFKSDNIPSWMAYTGYAVLSIISSISIPLMFCQIKWYYVIVAYLLAPVLGFSNSYGAGLTDINMAYNYGKIALFIFAAWAGKKNGVIAGLVGGTLVKQLVLMSAELMHDLKTSYLTSTSPRSMLVAQAIGTGMGCIVSPLTFMLFYKAFDVGNPDGYWKAPYALIYRSMAILGVEGFSALPNHCLSISAGIFAFAMLLSIARDILPRRYGKYVPLPMAMAVPFLVGGSFAIDMCIGSLVVFVWEKMNKKEAIIQVPAVASGLICGDGIWVFPSSLLALAKINPPICMKFTPAN